The DNA segment TACCAGTGACGGATTGTTATTGTCCTGCGAAAGATGTGACAACAGTAAATGGCTCATAAAAGCAGGCCGGTGTGTTTTAAAAAGTTCTAATGCCTGTGTATTAGACAAGTGCCCTTTACCACCACGGATACGATTCTTTAAATAATAGGGATACCTGCCTTGCTCCAACATTACTTCATCGTAGTTGGCTTCCAGGAAAGCGGCATGGCATTGCTGGAAATGACGGATCACATGTTCGCAGGAGATCCCGATATCTGTAAAAACACCAATATTAATTGTATTACCAGTAATAATAAAGCTATGGGGTTCTGCAGCATCATGCTCTTTGGGAAAAGCTGTCACCGCAAGGCCTCCGATGTACACCGGTTCATAAGCCCGAAAGGCAGTTACCAGATGCTCGTGCAAAATAAGCCCCCCATGCAATAGTGTGCCGGCAGTAATGTATACCGGCAGCTGATACTTCTTCGCCAATACGGCAACACCCCGGATATGATCCGAATGCTCATGAGATATAAAAATAGCCTTTACCTGTTGCATGGATAATCCGAGCCGCCTCATGCGTTTCTCTGTTTCACGGCAGGAAATACCTGCGTCGATCAACACAGCTTCCTGGTCATTCCCAATATAATAACAGTTGCCGTTGCTCCCTGAATTTAATGATGCGATAAATAATGACATATTATAATAAGCTCGTTTAACAAACGTTCGACAAAGATAACTGAAAATACAGACCCCTGTTTTCAAACTATTACGATTCGTTGCTATTTGCATTTTAACATTTCTTAAAGGTTACCTTTTCATGCCGCCTTGTATAAAGCATAAATCTCGTTACTATGCGCAGTTCCTTATTCTATTGGGTAATCCCCATACTGACGCTGTGTGCCTGTCAACAGCAAACCAGCAAAGAAATGTCTGCCTACACCAACACCGCAGACACCACTAATTTTTCTGCAGACATTGCTAACCTCACCTCTCCTTCCAGGAAAAGGATGCGGACTGCTGATGTACGATGCCGCGTAAACAACGTTTTTGCTGCCACCTCCCGCATGGAACAGATTGTTAACTCACTGGACGGCATCGTAGTAGAAAGCACCTTGCAAAATGTATCCCGGCAAAGTCATGAATTTCCCTACACAGCAGACTCCATCAAACGTGTACAGCTTTACACTCCTACGGCCAATCTGACATTAAAAGTGCCCGTAGCACAGCTGGACTCTGTGGTACACACACTCACAGATATGGCCAGCTATATTGATCATCGTGTGCTGAAAGAAAAAGATGCAACATTAAATTATCTGGCAAATGCACTGAGAAATCAACAGGCTGCTGCAAATAATAACCAGGTAAGCCCTGATAAAAAAACATCCTCATTAGATGTTGCCAGATATAAAGACCAGCAGAAGGATAATGTGATTGACAGAAAAATAGCCAACCTCGACATACAGGATCATGTAGCTTATGCCACCTTTACCGTACAACTCTTCCAGCCCGAACTGGCCGACATACAGGTAATGGCCAATCCAAGACAGATGATCCGTGCCGGTTTTGGTACGGAGATCTTAACTGCCCTACGTAGCGGTACAGAGTTGCTGAGAGCGCTCATCATTTTCTTTCTCCAACTCTGGCCATTATGGCTGATCCTGCTATTGGGATGGATCGGTTACAAAAAAATAATCAAACAATTGTACTTCCAGAACGGTTTTAATAAAAGTGATAAAGGATAAGCGGCTGACTGTTACAGGCGAAAAAGTTATACCTTATGGTATCTTCCTGCAGTTAAAACAGCTCATATGGGAAAGACATTTGCGATTGGAGATATACACGGTGCATTAAAAGCACTGAAACAAATAATAACAGCCATTGATCCGCAAAAGAATGACCGGTTAATCTTTCTGGGAGATTATGTAGATGGCTGGTCTGAATCGGCACAGGTGATTGAATATCTGATGGAGCTTTCCCAAAACTTCCCATGTATTTTTATTAAAGGTAATCATGATGCCTGGTGCGAATCCTGGCTGAGTGGGATGCCCCCGGACAAAACCTGGTTGTTTAATGGAGGTGAATCTACTATCAGCAGCTATGCTAAAATCTCTGCTGCACGCAAAGATATGCATCTGGCCTTTTTCAATCACCTGTATAACTACTATATAGATGATCAAAACAGGTTGTTTATCCATGCTGGTTTTTCTTCTATGCACGGCCCGGCATATGAACATTATCAGAGTAATTATTCCTGGGACAGAACCCTTTGGGAAATGGCGCTTACAATGGACAACAGGATAGAAAGGGATTCCGTGTTATTCCCTAAAAGGCTCCTATTGTTCAAGGAAATCTATATTGGCCATACCCCCACCCTACGTTATGGGGTGGATGTGCCCATGCAGGCATGTAATGTGTGGAATATAGATACCGGGGCTGCATTTACGGGAAAGCTGTCGGCACTGAATATTGATACCAGGGAAGTATTTCAAAGCGATCCGGTACCATCACTCTATCCTGGTGAAAAAGGAAGAAATAAATAAACCAGGAATATTACCATTGCACGATGATCACGCATACGTCTGATTCGTCACGCAGGGCAAACTCTTTACTTCCCCAGGGGCGGGAAGCCACCTTATTGGAATTAGGATGCAGCAGCTCAGGAGCATTCTTGTTTACCTGCTGATATACCGCATCAATATCATCCGTTTCAATTCTTATTTCCGGACGGTCTTTTATGGCAAAATCATGATCCTGTACCAGGTGAATTTTCAGCGCATCTTTTTTAATGATGCAAAAAGGGCGCTCTGATTTCAGCTCATCATAAACGATATCAAATCCAAGACAGCTGACAAAGAGTTTCAGTCCGGTGTTAATATCGGAATAGAAAATATTTGGTACTAAAGTATTGAATTTCATATGCGGGGGCTTTCCAATAAAATTAAGACTTTTTTGTTTTATGCCGCTTCCTTCCGGGTTTGCCTTGTCCGGTAATTCCGCTATTTATGTACATTTGATGCATGTATGCACCTATACTGGCACATATAGCCAAATATGTAACTTTAAACGACCAGGAGCAGGAAATCTTTTGTGCCGCCCTGCTGCATAAGCGTTTCCGCAAACACCAATATCTGCTTCAGGAAGGAGAACAATGCCAGTATGATCATTTTGTGTTAAAAGGTTGTCTGCGCCAGTATGAAGTAAGTGAAGATGGTAAAGAAAATGTAGTGCAGTTTGGGTTCGAAAACTGGTGGATGACCGATTGGCACAGTATGCTTACCAATACCCCATCAGTATACAACATAGATGCCCTGGAAGATGCGGAAGTACTACTAATTGAAAGAGGGCTACTGGAACAGCTCTTTAAAGAAATCCCTCCATTGGAAGTTTATTTCCGGAAAATCCTGCTGCAGGCATTCAGTGCGCTGCAACGCAGAATACTTTATCTTCAGAAGCCTGCAGATGAAAGGTATGCTGACTTTTTCAGCAGGTATGCCTATTTTGAGCAACGTCTTTCCCAGCAACATATAGCGTCCTATCTGGGTATCACCCGGGAAACCCTTAGCAGACTGAAAAGTCAGCAGATGAAACCAGGTAAATGATATTGTGATATTTATCACAATATTTATTTACCAAAAATCACAGGATCTTACCTCCTATCCTCCGCAACTTTGTACTATAAAAATCAAATGATGTACAACGTATTCACACAGCAACTGTTTGCTACGGAGCATAGCTGGACCGGCTTCATATTACGGTTCACCCTTGGGGTGGTACTTTTTCCACATGCTGCACAAAAAATGTTCGGATGGTTTAATGGTCCTGGCCTTTCCGGAGAAATGGAACACATGACACACGCGATAGGGCTGTCAGTACCTGTTGCCGTCTTATCCATTCTGGTAGAATGTTTGGGTACCCTGCTGCTACTCACGGGCTTTGCT comes from the Chitinophaga sp. H8 genome and includes:
- a CDS encoding MBL fold metallo-hydrolase — its product is MSLFIASLNSGSNGNCYYIGNDQEAVLIDAGISCRETEKRMRRLGLSMQQVKAIFISHEHSDHIRGVAVLAKKYQLPVYITAGTLLHGGLILHEHLVTAFRAYEPVYIGGLAVTAFPKEHDAAEPHSFIITGNTINIGVFTDIGISCEHVIRHFQQCHAAFLEANYDEVMLEQGRYPYYLKNRIRGGKGHLSNTQALELFKTHRPAFMSHLLLSHLSQDNNNPSLVQELFDQHANGIKIVVASRMQETAVYQISI
- a CDS encoding DUF4349 domain-containing protein, translating into MRSSLFYWVIPILTLCACQQQTSKEMSAYTNTADTTNFSADIANLTSPSRKRMRTADVRCRVNNVFAATSRMEQIVNSLDGIVVESTLQNVSRQSHEFPYTADSIKRVQLYTPTANLTLKVPVAQLDSVVHTLTDMASYIDHRVLKEKDATLNYLANALRNQQAAANNNQVSPDKKTSSLDVARYKDQQKDNVIDRKIANLDIQDHVAYATFTVQLFQPELADIQVMANPRQMIRAGFGTEILTALRSGTELLRALIIFFLQLWPLWLILLLGWIGYKKIIKQLYFQNGFNKSDKG
- a CDS encoding metallophosphoesterase family protein; the encoded protein is MGKTFAIGDIHGALKALKQIITAIDPQKNDRLIFLGDYVDGWSESAQVIEYLMELSQNFPCIFIKGNHDAWCESWLSGMPPDKTWLFNGGESTISSYAKISAARKDMHLAFFNHLYNYYIDDQNRLFIHAGFSSMHGPAYEHYQSNYSWDRTLWEMALTMDNRIERDSVLFPKRLLLFKEIYIGHTPTLRYGVDVPMQACNVWNIDTGAAFTGKLSALNIDTREVFQSDPVPSLYPGEKGRNK
- a CDS encoding Crp/Fnr family transcriptional regulator, translated to MYAPILAHIAKYVTLNDQEQEIFCAALLHKRFRKHQYLLQEGEQCQYDHFVLKGCLRQYEVSEDGKENVVQFGFENWWMTDWHSMLTNTPSVYNIDALEDAEVLLIERGLLEQLFKEIPPLEVYFRKILLQAFSALQRRILYLQKPADERYADFFSRYAYFEQRLSQQHIASYLGITRETLSRLKSQQMKPGK
- a CDS encoding DoxX family protein; the encoded protein is MMYNVFTQQLFATEHSWTGFILRFTLGVVLFPHAAQKMFGWFNGPGLSGEMEHMTHAIGLSVPVAVLSILVECLGTLLLLTGFATRIAAVGMFGLFVGMIVFVHFKSGYFMNWFGKMPAGHEGFEYHLLVLGLCILIFMHGGGRYSIDGLLTR